A section of the Vespa velutina chromosome 6, iVesVel2.1, whole genome shotgun sequence genome encodes:
- the LOC124949773 gene encoding ubiquitin carboxyl-terminal hydrolase 14 isoform X1, whose translation MHSCNFLSRNSVNIKNIIAYNLLPVEIHAHKFVNMPQYTVKVKWGKELYPNVEVNTDEEPMLFKAQLYALTGVQPERQKVMVKGITLKDDDWGNIGLKDGVTVLMMGSKEEDVPTEPKEKPLFLEDMNESELATALDLPAGLANLGNTCYLNATVQCLKIVPELREALKNYSGTLATMGNSSLAPAQNITAALRDLYENMDRGSPFPPVILLQMMHLAFPRFAEKFEHGVFQQQDANECWTELIRMLQQKLPAKVNSDAVEDDTQSYKPGSLIEQYFGGTFDTELKCIESEDEPPTKGKEEFLQLSCFISTDVKYMHSGLRSKMQEQITKMSATLGRDALYTKTSKINRLPAYLTIQFVRFFYKEKEAINAKILKDVKFPLEFDAFELCSSELQTKLTPMREKFKEYEDNLVEEAAKLKDKKDKGDEKSKKMKDEPFWFPNDLGSNNSGYYTLQAVLTHRGRSSSSGHYVAWVHQKNDTWLKCDDDIVSIVSSEEVLKLSGGGDWHCAYVLLYGPRVLKVPETETKICDASPTE comes from the exons ATGCACTCTTGTAATTTCCTCTCAAGAAACAGTGTAAacattaaaaacattattgcatataatttattaccaGTCGAAATTCACGCGcacaaatttgtaaatatgcCACAATACAcag TTAAAGTCAAATGGGGCAAAGAGCTTTACCCTAACGTAGAAGTTAATACGGATGAAGAACCAATGTTATTTAAAGCCCAACTCTATGCACTGACAGGAGTACAACCAGAGAGACAAAAAGTTATGGTAAAGGGAATAACACTGAAAGATGATGATTGGGGCAATATTGGTTTGAAAGAT GGTGTTACTGTATTAATGATGGGTTCTAAAGAGGAGGATGTACCTACagaaccaaaagaaaaacctTTGTTCTTGGAAGATATGAATGAATCCGAATTGGCTACAGCATTAGATTTGCCAGCTGGTCTGGCTAATCTTGGAAATACTTGTTATCTTAATGCAACCGTACAATGTCTTAAAATTGTACCAGAGTTAAGGGAagctttaaaaaattattccggTACTTTAGCAACCATGGGTAATTCCTCTCTTGCACCTGCACAAAATATAACGGCAGCTCTAAGAGATCTTTACGAAAATATGGATAGAGGATCACCCTTTCCGCCTGTTATTCTTTTACAAATGATGCATTTAGCTTTTCCAAGATTTGCTGAAAAATTTGAACACGGCGTTTTCCAACAACAAGATGCTAACGAATGTTGGACTGAACTCATCAGAATGCTTCAGCAAAAGCTACCTGCAAAG GTAAATTCGGATGCAGTGGAGGATGATACCCAGTCTTATAAGCCTGGATCATTGATAGAACAATACTTTGGAGGAACATTTGATACAGAATTGAAATGTATAGAATCGGAAGATGAACCACCTactaaaggaaaggaagaattttTACAATTGAGTTGCTTTATTTCAACGGATGTCAAATATATGCATTCTGGCCTTAGAAGTAAAATGCAAGAACAAATTACAAAAATGTCTGCAACTCTTGGGAGAGATGCATTGTATACTAAAAcg tCAAAAATTAATAGGTTACCGGCATATTTAACTATCCaatttgttcgtttcttttataaagaaaaagaagccattaatgcaaaaattttaaaagatgtTAAATTCCCATTGGAATTCGATGCTTTTGAGTTGTGTAGTAGCGAACTACAAACCAAACTTACACCCATGCgtgaaaaatttaaagaatatgAAGATAACTTAGTAGAAGAAGCTGCTAAattgaaagacaaaaaagataaaggcgatgaaaagtcgaaaaaaatgaaagatgaaCCATTTTGGTTTCCAAATG ATTTAGGATCCAATAATAGCGGTTATTATACGCTCCAAGCAGTTTTAACTCATAGGGGTCGATCAAGTAGTAGTGGTCATTATGTAGCATGGGTTCATCAAAAGAACGATACATGGTTGAAATGTGACGATGATATTGTTAGTATTGTTAGTAGTGAAGAAGTATTAAAGCTTAGTGGCGGTGGTGATTGGCATTGTGCGTATGTTCTTCTATATGGTCCACGAGTTCTAAAAGTACCTGAGACTGAGACAAAGATATGTGATGCTTCACCTACGGAATAA
- the LOC124949654 gene encoding ras-related protein Rab-23 isoform X2, translating into MREEELELSLKVVIVGNGAVGKSSMIQRFCKGTYTRDYKKTIGVDFLEREIEVDGEDVRLMLWDTAGQEEFDAITAAYYRGAHACVLAYSATDRNSFDAIPSWKLKVENECGEIPTVLVQNKMDLVDQCVIGLDEAERLGRVLGCKLLRTSVKEDVGVMSVFRHLASRCLHEMRRNDNDYQDDLRLYSTGPRSPSVISAFSPNGSTCCRNSGNGTIVLRSGGKTRNHKKKNFVKSACRLL; encoded by the exons ATGCGGGAGGAAGAACTCGAGTTATCGCTCAAG GTGGTGATAGTTGGTAATGGCGCTGTGGGAAAATCTTCAATGATTCAGAGGTTCTGCAAGGGTACTTACACGAGGGATTATAAGAAGACTATTGGCGTTGATTTTCTCGAGCGAGAAATAGA GGTAGATGGCGAAGACGTGAGATTGATGCTATGGGACACCGCGGGTCAGGAAGAGTTCGACGCCATAACGGCGGCTTATTATCGCGGTGCACACGCTTGCGTACTTGCTTATTCTGCTACAGATAGAAATTCTTTCGATGCTATTCCTTCATGGAAATTAAAG GTAGAAAATGAATGCGGCGAAATACCGACGGTACTCGTACAGAACAAGATGGATTTAGTCGATCAATGTGTCATCGGTCT GGACGAAGCTGAGAGGCTTGGTCGTGTTCTTGGATGTAAACTCTTGCGAACATCCGTAAAGGAAGACGTCGGTGTTATGAGCGTATTCCGACATTTAGCATCACGATGTTTACATGAGATGCGTAggaatgataacgattatcagGACGATTTAAGGTTGTATTCTACTGGACCGAGATCTCCTTCTGTAATAA GTGCCTTTAGTCCAAACGGATCAACGTGTTGTCGTAATAGCGGAAACGGAACGATTGTTTTAAGGTCAGGAGGTAAAACGAGGaatcacaaaaaaaagaatttcgtaaAGAGCGCCTGTAGACTACTctaa
- the LOC124949654 gene encoding ras-related protein Rab-23 isoform X4, translating into MIQRFCKGTYTRDYKKTIGVDFLEREIEVDGEDVRLMLWDTAGQEEFDAITAAYYRGAHACVLAYSATDRNSFDAIPSWKLKVENECGEIPTVLVQNKMDLVDQCVIGLDEAERLGRVLGCKLLRTSVKEDVGVMSVFRHLASRCLHEMRRNDNDYQDDLRLYSTGPRSPSVISAFSPNGSTCCRNSGNGTIVLRSGGKTRNHKKKNFVKSACRLL; encoded by the exons ATGATTCAGAGGTTCTGCAAGGGTACTTACACGAGGGATTATAAGAAGACTATTGGCGTTGATTTTCTCGAGCGAGAAATAGA GGTAGATGGCGAAGACGTGAGATTGATGCTATGGGACACCGCGGGTCAGGAAGAGTTCGACGCCATAACGGCGGCTTATTATCGCGGTGCACACGCTTGCGTACTTGCTTATTCTGCTACAGATAGAAATTCTTTCGATGCTATTCCTTCATGGAAATTAAAG GTAGAAAATGAATGCGGCGAAATACCGACGGTACTCGTACAGAACAAGATGGATTTAGTCGATCAATGTGTCATCGGTCT GGACGAAGCTGAGAGGCTTGGTCGTGTTCTTGGATGTAAACTCTTGCGAACATCCGTAAAGGAAGACGTCGGTGTTATGAGCGTATTCCGACATTTAGCATCACGATGTTTACATGAGATGCGTAggaatgataacgattatcagGACGATTTAAGGTTGTATTCTACTGGACCGAGATCTCCTTCTGTAATAA GTGCCTTTAGTCCAAACGGATCAACGTGTTGTCGTAATAGCGGAAACGGAACGATTGTTTTAAGGTCAGGAGGTAAAACGAGGaatcacaaaaaaaagaatttcgtaaAGAGCGCCTGTAGACTACTctaa
- the LOC124949777 gene encoding meiosis-specific nuclear structural protein 1-like, producing the protein MQVRENLEILESKKMMKDAREDQIELERERIMKKGDIVRSIRRLDLNRLEIEEKEKLVSSQKAQDLRNRQIERSFKLAQELARLKNEEARELRDLKCKKKLFRSPTACSFVDIQSRLLEEKIKKDSQSIDIIRQWYSDDTMDKMQLAKLEENKLLYRADLQNQIIEKRRILREFDEERQRERKIIEQMIDVIHEEDIRAEERKKEIQTCLQAEKEAIFEARKVWKDIQKAAINEENKKIAEIIVEKEVEHKRQMEKKKDISAMREAMTEKIARKMLDDEIKMKEKEAICNELYLEKKKTKEAEESLRLALEKRLRAKQTLDEMVEYRIAATEKKMKEQCMEINFTRNLYEKQLKLDEEAKQKLEEKRRKNNQYGEDLRKIIINNKVEYAMKLLKKQKDIQDECAEKS; encoded by the exons ATGCAGGTACGAGAGAACTTAGAGATTCTAGAGAGTAAGAAAATGATGAAGGATGCACGTGAAGACCAGATAGAATTGGAACGGGAAAGGATTATGAAAAAAGGCGATATCGTACGATCCATACGACGTTTAGATCTAAACCGTttagaaattgaagaaaaggaaaaactcgTTTCTTCTCAAAAAGCTCAGGATTTACGAAATCGACAAATCGAAAGATCTTTTAAATTAGCTCAGGAATTGGCACGtcttaaaa ATGAAGAAGCGCGAGAATTGCGTGATTtgaaatgtaagaaaaaattattccgaTCTCCTACGGCTTGTTCTTTCGTTGATATACAATCACGATTGTTGGaagagaagattaaaaaagattcgCAATCTATCGATATCATTCGACAATGGTACTCCGACGATACAATGGATAAAATGCAATTGGCAAaattggaagaaaataaactaCTTTATCGTGCCGATTTGCAGAatcaaattattgaaaaacgtCGTATATTGCGAGAATTTGATGAGGAGAGGCAACGTGAACGTAAGATAATCGAACAAATGATCGACGTTATTCACGAAGAGGATATTCGTGCTGAGGaacgtaagaaagaaattcaaacgTGTTTGCAAGCTGAAAAAGAAGCTATTTTTGAGGCGAGAAAAGTATGGAAAGACATACAAAAGGCTGCGATTaatgaggaaaataaaaaaattgctgAGATCATTGTTGAGAAAGAAGTTGAACATAAAAGacaaatggagaaaaaa aAAGACATTAGTGCAATGAGAGAAGCGATGACAGAAAAAATTGCGAGGAAGATGTTGGACGATGAGATtaagatgaaggaaaaagaagccATTTGCAATGAATTgtatttggaaaaaaagaaaaccaaggAAGCTGAAGAATCTTTAAGATTAGCTTTGGAAAAGCGATTACGAGCTAAACAAACCTTGGACGAAATG GTAGAATATAGAATTGCCGCAActgagaaaaagatgaaggaacAATGtatggaaataaattttacacgtAATCTTTACGAGAAACAATTAAAACTCGACGAGGAAGCTAAACAAAAGCTAGAGGAGAAACGACGAAaga aTAATCAATATGGTGAAGATCTgaggaaaattataataaataataaagttgaatatgcaatgaaattattgaagaaacaaaaagatattcaGGACGAATGCGCAGAAAAGTCATAA
- the LOC124949773 gene encoding ubiquitin carboxyl-terminal hydrolase 14 isoform X2, with protein MHSCNFLSRNSVNIKNIIAYNLLPVEIHAHKFVNMPQYTVKVKWGKELYPNVEVNTDEEPMLFKAQLYALTGVQPERQKVMVKGITLKDDDWGNIGLKDGVTVLMMGSKEEDVPTEPKEKPLFLEDMNESELATALDLPAGLANLGNTCYLNATVQCLKIVPELREALKNYSGTLATMGNSSLAPAQNITAALRDLYENMDRGSPFPPVILLQMMHLAFPRFAEKFEHGVFQQQDANECWTELIRMLQQKLPAKVNSDAVEDDTQSYKPGSLIEQYFGGTFDTELKCIESEDEPPTKGKEEFLQLSCFISTDVKYMHSGLRSKMQEQITKMSATLGRDALYTKTSKINRLPAYLTIQFVRFFYKEKEAINAKILKDVKFPLEFDAFELCSSELQTKLTPMREKFKEYEDNLVEEAAKLKDKKDKGDEKSKKMKDEPFWFPNGKI; from the exons ATGCACTCTTGTAATTTCCTCTCAAGAAACAGTGTAAacattaaaaacattattgcatataatttattaccaGTCGAAATTCACGCGcacaaatttgtaaatatgcCACAATACAcag TTAAAGTCAAATGGGGCAAAGAGCTTTACCCTAACGTAGAAGTTAATACGGATGAAGAACCAATGTTATTTAAAGCCCAACTCTATGCACTGACAGGAGTACAACCAGAGAGACAAAAAGTTATGGTAAAGGGAATAACACTGAAAGATGATGATTGGGGCAATATTGGTTTGAAAGAT GGTGTTACTGTATTAATGATGGGTTCTAAAGAGGAGGATGTACCTACagaaccaaaagaaaaacctTTGTTCTTGGAAGATATGAATGAATCCGAATTGGCTACAGCATTAGATTTGCCAGCTGGTCTGGCTAATCTTGGAAATACTTGTTATCTTAATGCAACCGTACAATGTCTTAAAATTGTACCAGAGTTAAGGGAagctttaaaaaattattccggTACTTTAGCAACCATGGGTAATTCCTCTCTTGCACCTGCACAAAATATAACGGCAGCTCTAAGAGATCTTTACGAAAATATGGATAGAGGATCACCCTTTCCGCCTGTTATTCTTTTACAAATGATGCATTTAGCTTTTCCAAGATTTGCTGAAAAATTTGAACACGGCGTTTTCCAACAACAAGATGCTAACGAATGTTGGACTGAACTCATCAGAATGCTTCAGCAAAAGCTACCTGCAAAG GTAAATTCGGATGCAGTGGAGGATGATACCCAGTCTTATAAGCCTGGATCATTGATAGAACAATACTTTGGAGGAACATTTGATACAGAATTGAAATGTATAGAATCGGAAGATGAACCACCTactaaaggaaaggaagaattttTACAATTGAGTTGCTTTATTTCAACGGATGTCAAATATATGCATTCTGGCCTTAGAAGTAAAATGCAAGAACAAATTACAAAAATGTCTGCAACTCTTGGGAGAGATGCATTGTATACTAAAAcg tCAAAAATTAATAGGTTACCGGCATATTTAACTATCCaatttgttcgtttcttttataaagaaaaagaagccattaatgcaaaaattttaaaagatgtTAAATTCCCATTGGAATTCGATGCTTTTGAGTTGTGTAGTAGCGAACTACAAACCAAACTTACACCCATGCgtgaaaaatttaaagaatatgAAGATAACTTAGTAGAAGAAGCTGCTAAattgaaagacaaaaaagataaaggcgatgaaaagtcgaaaaaaatgaaagatgaaCCATTTTGGTTTCCAAATGGTAAG ATTTAG
- the LOC124949654 gene encoding ras-related protein Rab-23 isoform X1 has translation MREEELELSLKVNETNVVIVGNGAVGKSSMIQRFCKGTYTRDYKKTIGVDFLEREIEVDGEDVRLMLWDTAGQEEFDAITAAYYRGAHACVLAYSATDRNSFDAIPSWKLKVENECGEIPTVLVQNKMDLVDQCVIGLDEAERLGRVLGCKLLRTSVKEDVGVMSVFRHLASRCLHEMRRNDNDYQDDLRLYSTGPRSPSVISAFSPNGSTCCRNSGNGTIVLRSGGKTRNHKKKNFVKSACRLL, from the exons ATGCGGGAGGAAGAACTCGAGTTATCGCTCAAGGTAAACGAaacaaat GTGGTGATAGTTGGTAATGGCGCTGTGGGAAAATCTTCAATGATTCAGAGGTTCTGCAAGGGTACTTACACGAGGGATTATAAGAAGACTATTGGCGTTGATTTTCTCGAGCGAGAAATAGA GGTAGATGGCGAAGACGTGAGATTGATGCTATGGGACACCGCGGGTCAGGAAGAGTTCGACGCCATAACGGCGGCTTATTATCGCGGTGCACACGCTTGCGTACTTGCTTATTCTGCTACAGATAGAAATTCTTTCGATGCTATTCCTTCATGGAAATTAAAG GTAGAAAATGAATGCGGCGAAATACCGACGGTACTCGTACAGAACAAGATGGATTTAGTCGATCAATGTGTCATCGGTCT GGACGAAGCTGAGAGGCTTGGTCGTGTTCTTGGATGTAAACTCTTGCGAACATCCGTAAAGGAAGACGTCGGTGTTATGAGCGTATTCCGACATTTAGCATCACGATGTTTACATGAGATGCGTAggaatgataacgattatcagGACGATTTAAGGTTGTATTCTACTGGACCGAGATCTCCTTCTGTAATAA GTGCCTTTAGTCCAAACGGATCAACGTGTTGTCGTAATAGCGGAAACGGAACGATTGTTTTAAGGTCAGGAGGTAAAACGAGGaatcacaaaaaaaagaatttcgtaaAGAGCGCCTGTAGACTACTctaa
- the LOC124949779 gene encoding calcium channel flower isoform X2, with protein MSFGEKIASIMQRPGQDPVAKDDVPWWMKYAARGLGTVGGFIAIFLGVWNCASILFASIICFLSGIWQMLAGFIVLMIEAPCCCMFIDFVQNLSDMVESKPYWNRAAAYCLLALPPVFLCPKIESILGSGFIFATGIIYGLMSVGRKGTRPDPTGMTSSGVGSPQGTVPPTTDHHTTLMEDPDVWRPT; from the exons atg TCGTTCGGTGAAAAAATTGCATCGATAATGCAAAGGCCTGGCCAGGATCCTGTCGCTAAGGACGATGTTCCCTGGTGGATGAAGTATGCTGCGCGAGGGCTCGGCACTGTAGGCGGTTTCA TCGCAATCTTTCTGGGAGTTTGGAATTGTGCATCGATTTTATTTGCTTCGATAATCTGTTTTCTTAGCGGTATATGGCAGATGTTAGCTGGTTTTATAGTTCTGATGATTGAAGCACCTTGTTGTTGTATGTTCATCGATTTTGTCCAAAACTTAAGCGATATGGTGGAGAGCAAACCTTATTGGAATAGAGCAGCAGCTTATTGTTT attagCATTGCCACCTGTCTTCCTTTGTCCAAAAATAGAAAGCATACTTGGTAGCGGATTTATTTTCGCGACTGGTATTATATACGGATTAATGTCAGTTGGAAGAAA AGGAACCAGGCCCGACCCGACAGGAATGACGTCGTCGGGTGTGGGCTCCCCACAGGGTACAGTACCTCCTACTACAGATCACCATACCACACTCATGGAGGATCCTGATGTCTGGAGGCCTACATAA
- the LOC124949779 gene encoding calcium channel flower isoform X1, producing MSFGEKIASIMQRPGQDPVAKDDVPWWMKYAARGLGTVGGFIAIFLGVWNCASILFASIICFLSGIWQMLAGFIVLMIEAPCCCMFIDFVQNLSDMVESKPYWNRAAAYCLLALPPVFLCPKIESILGSGFIFATGIIYGLMSVGRKAPWGEMRSTAMETQAPSSSMQSTLVENAQPMGYSSKPDSNV from the exons atg TCGTTCGGTGAAAAAATTGCATCGATAATGCAAAGGCCTGGCCAGGATCCTGTCGCTAAGGACGATGTTCCCTGGTGGATGAAGTATGCTGCGCGAGGGCTCGGCACTGTAGGCGGTTTCA TCGCAATCTTTCTGGGAGTTTGGAATTGTGCATCGATTTTATTTGCTTCGATAATCTGTTTTCTTAGCGGTATATGGCAGATGTTAGCTGGTTTTATAGTTCTGATGATTGAAGCACCTTGTTGTTGTATGTTCATCGATTTTGTCCAAAACTTAAGCGATATGGTGGAGAGCAAACCTTATTGGAATAGAGCAGCAGCTTATTGTTT attagCATTGCCACCTGTCTTCCTTTGTCCAAAAATAGAAAGCATACTTGGTAGCGGATTTATTTTCGCGACTGGTATTATATACGGATTAATGTCAGTTGGAAGAAA GGCACCATGGGGAGAAATGAGATCAACAGCAATGGAAACACAAGCTCCTTCATCAAGTATGCAATCAACGCTCGTTGAAAATGCTCAACCAATGGGATATAGTAGTAAACCTGATAGTAATGTTTGA
- the LOC124949774 gene encoding tyrosine-protein kinase Src42A produces the protein MGNCFSSSRDPDKDNSDRIGNPNIDAVVSPTSPVPTPPPDPIRPVPQIPDANVPSAKIFVALYDYDARTDEDLSFRKGEHLEILNDTQGDWWLARSKRTRKEGYIPSNYVAKLKSIEAEPWYFRKIKRIEAEKKLLLPENDHGAFLIRDSESRHNDYSLSVRDGDTVKHYRIRQLDEGGFFIARRTTFRNLQDLVEHYSKDADGLCVNLCKPCVQVEKPVTEGLSHRTRDQWEIDRSSLKFLRKLGQGQFGEVWEGQWNNTTPVAIKTLKPGTMDPKDFLAEAQIMKKLRHAKLIQLYAVCTMEEPIYIITELMRHGSLLEYLQGVRGRALKLQQLIDMAAQIATGMAYLESQNYIHRDLAARNVLVADGNVVKIADFGLARLIKEDEYEARIGARFPIKWTAPEAANYSKFSIKSDVWSFGILLTELVTFGRIPYPGMTNAEVLNQVEHGYRMPCPPGCPTALYDIMLECWNKDPMKRPTFETLQWKLEDFFTMEGSEYKEASAY, from the exons aTGGGGAACTGTTTCAGCAGTAGCAGGGATCCGGATAAAGACAACTCTGATAGGATAGGCAATCCCAACATAGATGCTGTGGTATCGCCAACTAGTCCAGTGCCAACACCACCTCCGGATCCTATAAGGCCGGTCCCACAAATTCCAGATGCTAATGTGCCAAGTGCTAAGATATTCGTAGCGCTTTACGATTATGATGCTCGTACAGACGAGGATCTCAGCTTTAGGAAGGGTGAACATTTGGAAATACTCAACGATACTCAAGGAGATTGGTGGCTAGCCAGAAGTAAACGGACTAGAAAAGAAGGCTATATACCTAGCAATTATGTTGCTAAGTTAAAATCGATAGAAGCTGAAcc gtGGTACTTTAGGAAGATAAAACGAATTGAGgcagaaaagaaattattattaccagaAAATGATCATGGAGCATTTTTGATTAGAGATTCTGAAAGCCGTCACAATGATTATTCTCTTTCAG tacGTGATGGAGATACTGTCAAGCATTACCGCATACGACAATTGGATGAAGGAGGCTTTTTCATTGCTAGGCGGACCACATTTAGGAATCTTCAAGATCTTGTTGAACACTACAGTAAAGATGCTGATGGATTGTGTGTAAATCTCTGTAAACCGTGTGTGCAG GTTGAGAAACCTGTAACGGAAGGCCTTAGTCATCGTACACGAGACCAATGGGAGATAGATCGTTCATCCCTTAAGTTCTTGCGGAAATTGGGACAGGGTCAGTTCGGAGAAGTATGGGAAGGGCAATGGAATAACACAACACCAGTAGCTATCAAAACTCTTAAACCAGGCACCATGGATCCGAAGGACTTTTTGGCAGAGGCacaaattatgaaaaaacttAGACATGCCAAGTTAATTCAACTCTATGCTGTTTGCACAATGGAAGAaccaatttatattatcacagAATTGATGAGGCATGGCAGTTTATTAGAATACTTGCAAG gAGTAAGAGGAAGAGCTTTGAAATTACAGCAATTAATTGATATGGCTGCACAAATAGCCACTGGTATGGCGTATTTAGAATCACAGAATTATATTCATAGAGATTTGGCAGCGAGAAATGTTTTAGTAGCAGATGGTAATGTCGTTAAGATAGCAGATTTCGGTTTAGCCCGACTTATTAAAGAGGACGAATACGAAGCCCGTATAGGGGCACGATTTCCAATTAAATGGACTGCTCCTGAAGCTGCTAATTACAGTAAATTCAGTATTAAGTCTGATGTATGGTCGTTTGGTATTCTTCTTACTGAACTTGTTACTTTTGGAAGAATACCATATCCAG gtATGACGAATGCAGAAGTATTAAACCAGGTAGAACATGGATATAGAATGCCATGTCCACCTGGATGTCCAACGGCACTATACGATATTATGTTAGAATGTTGGAACAAAGATCCTATGAAGAGGCCGACGTTCGAAACTCTTCAATGGAAACTGGAAGATTTCTTCACAATGGAGGGATCAGAATATAAGGAAGCATCTGCGTATTGA
- the LOC124949654 gene encoding ras-related protein Rab-23 isoform X3 produces MSETRVVIVGNGAVGKSSMIQRFCKGTYTRDYKKTIGVDFLEREIEVDGEDVRLMLWDTAGQEEFDAITAAYYRGAHACVLAYSATDRNSFDAIPSWKLKVENECGEIPTVLVQNKMDLVDQCVIGLDEAERLGRVLGCKLLRTSVKEDVGVMSVFRHLASRCLHEMRRNDNDYQDDLRLYSTGPRSPSVISAFSPNGSTCCRNSGNGTIVLRSGGKTRNHKKKNFVKSACRLL; encoded by the exons ATGAGCGAGACTCGC GTGGTGATAGTTGGTAATGGCGCTGTGGGAAAATCTTCAATGATTCAGAGGTTCTGCAAGGGTACTTACACGAGGGATTATAAGAAGACTATTGGCGTTGATTTTCTCGAGCGAGAAATAGA GGTAGATGGCGAAGACGTGAGATTGATGCTATGGGACACCGCGGGTCAGGAAGAGTTCGACGCCATAACGGCGGCTTATTATCGCGGTGCACACGCTTGCGTACTTGCTTATTCTGCTACAGATAGAAATTCTTTCGATGCTATTCCTTCATGGAAATTAAAG GTAGAAAATGAATGCGGCGAAATACCGACGGTACTCGTACAGAACAAGATGGATTTAGTCGATCAATGTGTCATCGGTCT GGACGAAGCTGAGAGGCTTGGTCGTGTTCTTGGATGTAAACTCTTGCGAACATCCGTAAAGGAAGACGTCGGTGTTATGAGCGTATTCCGACATTTAGCATCACGATGTTTACATGAGATGCGTAggaatgataacgattatcagGACGATTTAAGGTTGTATTCTACTGGACCGAGATCTCCTTCTGTAATAA GTGCCTTTAGTCCAAACGGATCAACGTGTTGTCGTAATAGCGGAAACGGAACGATTGTTTTAAGGTCAGGAGGTAAAACGAGGaatcacaaaaaaaagaatttcgtaaAGAGCGCCTGTAGACTACTctaa